From Streptomyces fungicidicus, one genomic window encodes:
- a CDS encoding class I SAM-dependent methyltransferase, with the protein MVVTAQRNPGGEGVDGGVGVTALMVAAARALETHRDDSLAQDVYAEHFVRASSVSAGWPVRPQQVPDGDANPLWGRFARYFGLRTRVLDDFLLRSVSEGVRQVVLLGAGLDSRAFRLDWPAGCVVFEVEREGVLAFKHAVLSALSATPTAAARVPVPVDLRADWAGALTDAGFDATRPTAWLAEGLLFYLPRAVETRLIGTVDRLSTGGSALAFEVKIEKDLREYRDSPLYTSTREQIGIDLLHLFDGEPRPDSAGDLADRGWSTSVHTPFDFTHRHGRGPLPEGNDALEGNRWVFADKPPV; encoded by the coding sequence ATGGTCGTCACCGCACAGCGGAATCCCGGCGGGGAGGGTGTGGACGGCGGAGTCGGCGTGACCGCTCTCATGGTCGCCGCGGCACGCGCCCTGGAGACCCACCGCGACGACAGCCTGGCGCAGGACGTCTACGCGGAGCACTTCGTGCGCGCCTCGTCCGTGTCCGCCGGCTGGCCCGTCCGGCCGCAGCAGGTTCCGGACGGGGACGCCAATCCCCTGTGGGGACGTTTCGCGCGCTACTTCGGTCTGCGCACGAGAGTCCTCGACGACTTCCTCCTGAGGTCGGTGAGCGAGGGCGTGCGCCAGGTGGTCCTGCTCGGTGCGGGACTGGATTCGCGGGCGTTCCGGCTCGACTGGCCCGCGGGCTGCGTCGTCTTCGAGGTCGAGAGGGAGGGTGTGCTGGCGTTCAAGCACGCGGTGCTCAGCGCGTTGTCGGCCACTCCGACGGCGGCGGCGCGGGTACCGGTTCCGGTCGATCTGCGCGCCGACTGGGCGGGGGCACTGACCGACGCCGGATTCGACGCGACCCGACCGACGGCGTGGCTCGCGGAAGGGCTCCTCTTCTACCTGCCCCGTGCCGTCGAGACCCGTCTCATCGGCACGGTGGACCGGCTGAGCACGGGCGGGAGTGCCCTGGCCTTCGAGGTCAAGATCGAGAAGGACCTGAGGGAGTACCGCGACAGCCCGCTCTACACCTCGACAAGGGAACAGATCGGCATCGACCTGCTGCACCTCTTCGACGGAGAGCCGCGGCCCGACTCCGCCGGGGACCTGGCGGACAGGGGCTGGTCGACATCGGTTCACACCCCCTTTGACTTCACCCACCGCCACGGGCGCGGTCCCCTGCCCGAGGGGAACGACGCCCTGGAGGGCAACCGCTGGGTGTTCGCGGACAAGCCCCCGGTGTGA